In a single window of the Serratia quinivorans genome:
- a CDS encoding Gluconate 2-dehydrogenase cytochrome c subunit precursor, producing MNKILTALLPLLVSGNLWAQSNGADLIKRGEYLARAADCTACHTAPGGPAFGGGYPVNTPFGVIYGTNISADKQFGIGNWSDDEFVAAVRDGIGKDGGQLYPAMPYDAFTKMTRDDVLAIKAYLLSLPAVKQATPKTDLSFPFNQRWGMRFWKWFNFDQGELKPDPAQSAQWNQGRYLVEALAHCGTCHTPRNLTMGMDSDKAFAGGDLGAWTAYNITPDKNAGIGSWSQQDLVSYLKTGYAPGRASASGPMAEAVEHSLQYLPETDLQAMAVYLRSVPAIADAQQSKPRDSWGTASQDYLDRRGRNNNPQDGAALFNGNCAACHGADGGGIGKGFHAYPSLFNHGSTGAAAGNNLVSVILGGVHRNMQQGEILMPSFASELSDSQIAQLSNYVSKQFGNPAAANVSAEQVQKLRADAGLPQPPVVLQGDKP from the coding sequence GTGAACAAAATCTTAACGGCCCTGCTGCCGCTGCTGGTCAGCGGCAATCTGTGGGCGCAATCCAATGGTGCTGACCTGATCAAGCGCGGCGAATATCTGGCGCGCGCCGCCGACTGTACCGCCTGCCATACCGCGCCAGGCGGCCCGGCGTTTGGCGGTGGCTATCCGGTGAATACCCCGTTCGGCGTGATTTATGGCACCAATATTTCCGCCGATAAACAGTTTGGCATCGGCAACTGGAGTGACGATGAATTCGTCGCGGCGGTGCGTGACGGCATCGGCAAAGACGGCGGCCAGCTATACCCGGCAATGCCTTACGATGCCTTCACCAAAATGACCCGCGACGACGTGCTGGCGATCAAGGCTTATCTACTGTCACTGCCAGCGGTAAAACAGGCCACGCCGAAAACCGATCTCTCCTTCCCGTTCAACCAGCGCTGGGGAATGCGTTTCTGGAAATGGTTCAACTTCGACCAGGGTGAGTTAAAACCCGATCCGGCACAGAGCGCCCAGTGGAATCAGGGCCGTTATCTGGTCGAAGCCCTGGCCCACTGCGGCACCTGCCATACCCCACGGAACCTCACCATGGGCATGGACAGCGACAAAGCCTTCGCCGGGGGCGATCTCGGAGCCTGGACCGCCTATAACATCACCCCGGACAAAAACGCCGGTATCGGCAGCTGGTCGCAGCAGGATCTGGTCAGCTACCTGAAAACCGGCTATGCACCGGGCCGTGCGTCGGCGTCCGGCCCAATGGCCGAGGCGGTCGAACACAGTTTGCAGTACCTGCCGGAGACGGATCTGCAGGCGATGGCGGTTTATCTGCGCAGCGTACCGGCCATCGCCGATGCGCAACAAAGCAAGCCGCGTGATAGTTGGGGCACAGCGTCACAGGATTATCTCGACCGACGCGGTCGCAATAACAACCCGCAGGACGGTGCCGCGCTGTTTAACGGAAATTGCGCTGCCTGCCACGGTGCGGATGGCGGCGGCATCGGTAAAGGGTTCCACGCCTATCCATCGTTGTTTAACCATGGCAGCACCGGCGCGGCCGCAGGGAATAACCTGGTTTCGGTGATCCTGGGCGGCGTACACCGCAACATGCAGCAAGGGGAGATCCTGATGCCGTCGTTCGCCAGCGAACTCAGCGACTCGCAGATTGCCCAGTTGAGTAATTACGTCAGCAAACAGTTTGGCAACCCGGCGGCGGCCAACGTCAGCGCCGAACAGGTGCAAAAACTGCGCGCTGACGCCGGACTGCCCCAGCCACCGGTGGTTTTACAGGGCGACAAACCCTGA
- the cytR_5 gene encoding HTH-type transcriptional repressor CytR: MASLKDVAKLAGVSLMTVSRAINEPDKLRPDTYQRVKLAIDQLDYVPDLAARRIRGDSSRVQTLGVLALDTATTPFSVDMILSIEKTAREHGWNSFVVNLFADDSAEHTIDLLLAHRPDGVIFTTMGLRQVSLPAKLLDKKLVLANCVCPEHAVASYIPDDEQGQYDAMRTLIAKGYRAPLCIHLPENTLAAGLRRRGLERAWREAGGDVEQLRQYHLDLTDGDEHYRDSVELLQRHFSPGQRDCDVVVCGNDRVAFMVYQVLLAQGWKIPQQVGVLGYDNMVGIGQLFLPPLTTVQLPHYELGRQAALHLINQLDHRETRKVACPLLLRESL, from the coding sequence ATGGCCTCGCTGAAAGACGTTGCCAAACTTGCCGGGGTATCGTTAATGACGGTATCCCGCGCCATCAACGAGCCCGATAAGCTGCGGCCGGACACCTACCAACGCGTTAAGCTGGCAATTGACCAACTCGATTACGTGCCCGATCTCGCGGCGCGGCGTATTCGCGGTGACAGCAGCCGGGTGCAAACCCTCGGCGTGCTGGCGCTGGATACCGCGACCACCCCTTTCTCGGTTGACATGATCCTGTCGATTGAAAAAACCGCGCGTGAACACGGCTGGAACAGTTTTGTCGTCAACCTGTTCGCCGATGACAGCGCGGAGCACACCATCGATTTGCTGCTGGCGCATCGGCCGGACGGGGTGATCTTCACCACCATGGGGCTGCGCCAGGTGAGTCTGCCTGCCAAATTGCTGGATAAAAAACTGGTGCTGGCCAATTGCGTCTGCCCGGAACATGCGGTTGCCAGCTACATCCCCGATGATGAGCAGGGGCAGTACGATGCCATGCGTACACTGATCGCCAAAGGGTATCGTGCGCCGCTGTGCATTCACCTGCCGGAAAATACCCTGGCGGCCGGGTTGCGCCGTCGTGGGCTGGAGCGAGCCTGGCGTGAGGCCGGTGGCGACGTTGAGCAGTTGCGGCAATATCATCTTGATCTGACCGACGGCGACGAGCACTACCGCGACAGCGTGGAACTGCTGCAACGACATTTCTCGCCGGGGCAGCGCGATTGCGATGTGGTGGTGTGCGGCAACGATCGGGTGGCGTTTATGGTCTACCAGGTGCTGTTGGCACAGGGCTGGAAAATCCCCCAGCAGGTCGGGGTGCTGGGCTATGACAATATGGTCGGCATTGGTCAACTGTTCCTGCCGCCGCTGACCACGGTACAACTGCCGCACTACGAATTGGGCCGCCAGGCGGCGCTGCACCTGATTAATCAGCTGGATCACCGGGAGACGCGAAAAGTGGCTTGCCCGCTGCTGCTGCGCGAATCACTTTAA
- the ves gene encoding Various environmental stresses-induced protein, whose amino-acid sequence MSLTRFDFAALPVTPWRNGGGETREIACWPPGAQDFDWRASIATIAQDGPFSAFSGIDRSITLLEGDGVHLFSEGQIDHHLSQVGEPFSFSGDVALQATLLGGSSQDFNIMTRRGRWAARVQRVTAATRLPAQHAGVLYVLQGNWVLGDGVTLAVREGCWWAAGEHSGSLTPLVEDSVILWADITPG is encoded by the coding sequence ATGAGCCTGACGCGTTTTGATTTTGCTGCACTGCCGGTCACGCCGTGGCGCAATGGCGGCGGGGAAACCCGCGAGATTGCCTGCTGGCCGCCGGGGGCTCAGGACTTTGACTGGCGCGCCAGTATCGCCACCATCGCGCAGGACGGCCCGTTTTCGGCGTTCAGCGGCATAGATCGTTCTATCACGCTGCTGGAAGGTGACGGTGTCCACCTGTTCAGCGAAGGGCAGATTGATCATCACCTGTCACAGGTCGGCGAGCCGTTCTCTTTCTCTGGCGATGTGGCACTGCAGGCGACCTTGCTGGGGGGCAGCAGTCAGGATTTCAATATTATGACCCGGCGTGGGCGCTGGGCTGCCAGGGTGCAGCGCGTAACAGCGGCAACCAGGTTACCGGCGCAACATGCGGGCGTGTTGTACGTGTTGCAGGGCAATTGGGTGCTGGGTGACGGTGTCACTTTGGCAGTGCGTGAAGGGTGCTGGTGGGCGGCAGGTGAGCACTCCGGTTCACTGACGCCGCTGGTGGAGGATAGCGTTATTCTGTGGGCCGACATCACACCCGGCTAA
- the yvoA_3 gene encoding HTH-type transcriptional repressor yvoA, with protein MVDQQTVLQLAAAMSDTPAPIYQRVKQAIVNQIRAGHWLPHQRVPSESELVAELGVSRMTINRALRELTTEGFLIRMQGVGTFVAEAKAHTALLEVHNIADEIAARGHRHSSKILQLKARPASEEEALALGIQPGQQLFYSQIVHYENDLPVQVEDRCVNPLIAPDYMLQDFDRVTPYIYLTQAAPLTAGEHIVEAVVPTHQERELLQLEDHEPGLLIHRRTWSGKTVVTSARLLYPGSRYQLFGRFTSEV; from the coding sequence TTGGTTGATCAACAGACCGTGCTGCAACTGGCTGCTGCCATGAGCGATACCCCCGCCCCGATCTATCAACGGGTCAAGCAGGCGATCGTAAACCAAATCCGTGCCGGCCACTGGTTACCGCACCAACGCGTCCCCTCGGAAAGTGAACTGGTGGCCGAGCTTGGCGTCAGTCGCATGACCATCAACCGTGCGCTGCGCGAACTGACCACCGAAGGTTTCCTGATCCGCATGCAGGGCGTGGGGACCTTTGTCGCCGAAGCCAAAGCGCACACCGCCCTGCTGGAAGTGCATAACATCGCCGACGAAATCGCCGCCCGTGGCCACCGCCACAGCAGCAAGATCCTGCAGCTAAAGGCCCGTCCGGCCAGTGAAGAAGAAGCGCTGGCGCTAGGCATTCAACCCGGCCAGCAGCTGTTCTATTCGCAAATCGTGCATTATGAAAACGACCTGCCGGTGCAGGTGGAAGACCGCTGCGTCAATCCTCTGATCGCCCCCGACTACATGCTGCAGGATTTCGATCGCGTCACGCCTTATATCTACCTGACGCAGGCCGCCCCGTTGACCGCAGGCGAGCACATCGTGGAAGCCGTGGTACCAACCCATCAGGAGCGCGAACTGCTGCAACTGGAGGACCACGAACCCGGCCTGCTGATCCATCGCCGCACCTGGTCCGGCAAAACCGTGGTGACCTCGGCGCGCCTGCTGTACCCCGGCAGCCGCTATCAACTGTTTGGCCGTTTCACCAGCGAAGTCTGA
- the triA gene encoding Melamine deaminase produces the protein MPAYFASRALLPEGWAHNVRLDVNAQGHLTQVTADADPEGCTRLHGDVVPGMPNLHSHAFQRAMAGLAEVAGNPQDSFWTWRDLMYRLVQRLTPEQVEVIARQLYIEMLKGGYTQVAEFHYLHHGADGNPYADRGEMTGRLSQAAAQAGIGMTLLPVLYSYAGFGGQPAQPGQRRFIQDADGYLEQQQVIARQLVDQPLQNQGLCFHSLRAVELGQMQQILAASDQTLPVHIHIAEQQKEVNDCLAWSSRRPVAWLYEHLPVDSRWCLVHATHLDRDELEQLARSKAVAGLCLTTEANLGDGIFPGDAYLQHQGRWGIGSDSHVSLNVVEELRWFEYGQRLRDQRRNRLTTPEQPAVADVLYQQALQGGAQACGAPIGRLQSGYRADWLVLDGDDPYLAAAPDASILNRWLFAGGKEQIRDVFVGGRQVIDQGRHALQQQSSTEFLQVLKTFQQEA, from the coding sequence ATGCCTGCTTATTTTGCCTCACGCGCTCTGCTTCCTGAAGGCTGGGCGCATAACGTTCGGTTGGACGTTAATGCGCAAGGTCACCTGACCCAGGTGACTGCCGATGCCGATCCTGAGGGCTGCACCCGACTGCACGGCGACGTAGTGCCGGGTATGCCAAATCTTCATTCTCACGCCTTTCAGCGTGCGATGGCCGGGTTGGCGGAGGTGGCGGGCAATCCGCAGGACAGTTTCTGGACCTGGCGCGATCTGATGTACCGCCTGGTACAGCGGTTGACGCCGGAGCAGGTCGAGGTCATTGCACGCCAACTGTATATCGAAATGCTGAAAGGCGGATACACCCAGGTGGCAGAGTTCCACTATCTGCATCATGGTGCCGACGGCAATCCTTATGCCGATCGCGGCGAAATGACCGGTCGGCTCAGTCAGGCGGCGGCGCAGGCGGGGATCGGTATGACGCTGTTGCCGGTGCTGTACAGCTACGCCGGGTTCGGCGGCCAGCCTGCCCAGCCGGGGCAAAGACGTTTTATTCAGGATGCGGACGGCTATCTGGAACAGCAGCAGGTGATCGCACGTCAATTGGTTGATCAGCCCCTGCAGAACCAGGGCTTGTGTTTCCATTCGCTGCGTGCGGTGGAACTGGGCCAGATGCAGCAGATCCTGGCGGCATCCGATCAAACGCTGCCGGTGCATATCCATATCGCCGAGCAGCAAAAAGAAGTTAATGACTGCCTGGCCTGGAGCAGTCGTCGTCCGGTGGCCTGGTTGTATGAGCACCTGCCGGTGGATAGCCGCTGGTGTCTGGTGCACGCTACCCACCTTGATCGCGACGAGCTCGAGCAGTTGGCGCGCAGCAAGGCGGTGGCGGGCCTGTGCCTGACCACCGAAGCCAATCTGGGCGACGGTATTTTCCCCGGTGACGCTTATCTGCAACATCAGGGCCGTTGGGGCATTGGTTCCGACAGCCATGTATCGCTCAACGTGGTAGAGGAGCTGCGCTGGTTCGAATACGGCCAGCGCCTGCGTGACCAGCGGCGCAACCGCCTGACCACGCCGGAGCAGCCTGCGGTGGCTGACGTGCTTTATCAGCAGGCCCTGCAGGGTGGGGCACAGGCCTGTGGCGCGCCGATCGGTCGTTTGCAAAGCGGCTACCGTGCCGACTGGCTGGTGCTGGACGGTGACGATCCTTACCTGGCCGCCGCACCGGATGCCTCCATTCTGAATCGCTGGTTGTTTGCCGGGGGTAAAGAACAAATTCGCGACGTCTTTGTCGGCGGTCGTCAGGTGATCGACCAGGGGCGTCACGCGTTACAGCAACAGAGCAGCACGGAGTTCTTGCAGGTGCTGAAAACCTTCCAGCAGGAGGCATGA
- the hutI gene encoding Imidazolonepropionase encodes MTSEIHCDSLWYGADIVTMRDGKYHTLSNGAIATRDGKIVWLGEYDALPATLTADERVKFDGGIITPGFIDCHTHLVFGGNRSAEFEQRLNGVSYAEIAAQGGGIISTVKATRDADEERLLEQALFRLRPLLAEGVTCVEIKSGYGLTPESELKMLRVARRLGELLPVEVKTTCLAAHALPPEYANRADDYIDLVCNTIIPQAAAAGLADAVDAFCEHLAFSPAQVARVFAAAEAAGLPVKLHAEQLSALGGSELAAQHHALSADHLEYATEQDARAMGDAGTVAVLLPGAYYLLRETQCPPVDLFRKHNVAMAIASDANPGTSPALSLRLMINMACTLFRLTPEEALAGVTTHAAKALGLQASHGTLETGKVADFIHWPLSRPAELAYWLGGQLPCTVIFRGEIRQ; translated from the coding sequence ATGACTTCTGAGATTCACTGCGACAGCCTGTGGTACGGGGCCGATATCGTCACCATGCGCGACGGCAAGTATCACACCCTCAGCAACGGCGCGATCGCCACGCGTGACGGCAAAATTGTCTGGCTGGGCGAATATGACGCGCTGCCGGCGACGCTGACCGCAGATGAAAGGGTAAAATTCGACGGCGGCATCATCACGCCAGGCTTTATCGATTGCCACACCCATCTGGTATTCGGCGGCAACCGCAGCGCAGAGTTCGAACAGCGCCTGAACGGCGTGAGCTATGCCGAGATCGCCGCTCAGGGCGGCGGCATCATTTCCACGGTCAAGGCCACCCGCGATGCCGACGAAGAACGGTTACTGGAACAGGCTCTGTTCCGACTGCGCCCTCTGCTGGCGGAAGGCGTGACCTGCGTCGAGATCAAATCCGGCTATGGACTGACGCCGGAAAGCGAACTGAAAATGCTTCGAGTGGCGCGTCGACTGGGCGAACTGCTGCCGGTAGAGGTGAAAACCACCTGCCTGGCGGCGCACGCACTGCCGCCGGAATATGCCAACAGGGCCGACGACTATATCGATTTGGTGTGCAACACCATTATTCCTCAGGCCGCCGCCGCCGGGCTGGCTGATGCGGTTGACGCCTTTTGTGAACATCTGGCGTTCTCACCGGCCCAGGTGGCACGGGTGTTTGCCGCCGCAGAAGCCGCCGGACTGCCGGTGAAACTGCATGCCGAACAGCTTTCCGCGCTGGGAGGTAGCGAATTGGCGGCGCAGCACCATGCGCTTTCCGCCGATCACCTTGAATATGCCACCGAACAGGATGCCCGGGCGATGGGCGACGCCGGTACCGTTGCGGTGCTGTTGCCGGGCGCTTACTACCTGCTGCGCGAAACCCAATGCCCACCGGTTGATTTATTCCGTAAACACAACGTGGCGATGGCGATTGCCAGCGACGCCAACCCTGGCACCTCTCCGGCACTGTCGCTGCGCCTGATGATCAACATGGCCTGTACGCTGTTCCGTCTGACACCGGAAGAAGCTCTGGCAGGCGTAACGACCCACGCGGCGAAAGCGCTGGGCCTGCAGGCGAGCCACGGCACGCTGGAAACCGGCAAGGTGGCCGACTTTATACACTGGCCGCTGTCGCGACCGGCTGAACTGGCTTATTGGTTGGGTGGACAACTGCCCTGCACGGTGATTTTCCGAGGAGAAATACGTCAATGA
- the lacY_2 gene encoding Lactose-proton symport, which produces MNRETKKYYVLLSGLLFFFFFTWSSSFSLISIWLNQKIGLKGTETGLIFAAMSIMALCAQPLYGFIQDKLGLRKHLLLFVGVLLLLTGPFFIYVYAPLLQSNLVVGALVGGVFVSLAFNAGIGALESYTERVSRIVGFEFGRARMWGSLGWASATFFAGFNYNIDPNINFWIASASAAVFLLLLWQVRELKPNAMAGLEYGKPENLKLQDALALLRLPGFWALVVFVLGTSIYGVFDQQFPVYFASQFPTHEEGNRMYGFLNSLQVFLEAGGMFLAPLLVNRIGIKQSLLLASSVMALRMVGSGFASGALMISAMKLLHAVELPILLVAMFKYITTRFDSRLSSTLYLVGFQFISQIVAGFLAPLAGYGYDRIGFADTYLLMGCAVAGTTLISCFLLRGETVASAPQFQSTLKSSEPTQ; this is translated from the coding sequence ATGAACCGCGAAACAAAAAAATATTATGTGCTTCTCAGCGGCCTGTTGTTTTTCTTCTTCTTTACCTGGTCATCCAGCTTTTCACTGATCTCAATCTGGCTGAACCAGAAAATCGGCCTGAAAGGGACTGAAACCGGGCTGATCTTCGCGGCAATGTCGATCATGGCGTTGTGCGCCCAACCGCTGTACGGTTTTATTCAGGACAAGCTTGGGCTGCGTAAGCACCTGCTGCTGTTTGTCGGCGTGCTGCTGTTGCTCACCGGCCCGTTCTTTATCTATGTCTACGCCCCGCTGCTGCAGAGCAACCTGGTGGTCGGCGCACTGGTGGGCGGCGTGTTTGTCAGCCTGGCGTTCAATGCCGGTATTGGCGCGCTGGAATCCTATACCGAACGAGTCAGCCGCATCGTCGGTTTCGAATTCGGCCGGGCGCGCATGTGGGGGTCATTGGGCTGGGCCAGCGCCACCTTCTTTGCCGGCTTTAACTACAATATCGACCCCAATATCAACTTCTGGATCGCCTCGGCCTCGGCGGCAGTGTTTCTGCTGTTGCTGTGGCAAGTGCGTGAGCTGAAACCCAACGCCATGGCCGGTCTGGAATACGGCAAGCCGGAAAACCTGAAGCTGCAGGACGCACTGGCCCTGCTGCGCCTGCCGGGGTTCTGGGCGCTGGTGGTGTTTGTGCTGGGCACCAGCATCTACGGCGTGTTTGACCAGCAGTTCCCGGTGTATTTCGCCTCGCAGTTCCCCACCCACGAAGAAGGCAACCGCATGTACGGTTTCCTTAATTCGCTGCAGGTGTTTCTGGAGGCCGGTGGCATGTTCCTGGCCCCGCTGCTGGTTAACCGCATTGGCATAAAGCAAAGCCTGTTGCTGGCCAGCAGCGTGATGGCGCTGCGCATGGTCGGTTCCGGCTTTGCCAGCGGCGCCCTGATGATTTCCGCCATGAAACTGCTGCACGCCGTAGAATTGCCAATCCTGCTGGTGGCGATGTTCAAGTACATCACCACCCGTTTCGACAGCCGCCTGTCCTCCACGCTGTACCTGGTGGGCTTCCAGTTTATCAGCCAAATCGTCGCCGGTTTTCTGGCACCGCTGGCCGGTTATGGTTACGACCGCATCGGCTTTGCCGACACCTATTTGCTGATGGGTTGCGCGGTGGCTGGAACCACGCTGATTTCCTGCTTCCTGCTGCGCGGCGAGACCGTCGCCAGTGCGCCTCAATTTCAATCCACGTTAAAATCAAGTGAGCCAACCCAATGA
- the proP_4 gene encoding Proline porter II codes for MSTPTTVIDARQSRQALLAGSVGNFIEWYEFGVYGFLATVIAANFFSLQGESEITSLILTYAAFALAFFCRPIGAVIFGRIGDRIGRRPTLIAVLLLMTVATALIGVMPTYASIGVAAPLLLTLLRMFQGLFAGGEFGGAVSLMTEFAPKGKRGLFGAWQSLTVAFGLLAGAGLVALLAALLTPEQLHDWGWRIPFLLALPMGAVALWLRLKLQETPTFTQAQQTRSSTTQPPAVKLSGVAKTIALGIGRMMGWSAAGYTFLVVMPSYLQTSLHATFQQALVATVLANIGFALTILPAGILSDKLGRKTVMLTAVVAVILFTFPLLHLLQDPQSSLLTKGIAVMIAGAVVGLLAGPGPAMLAEMFPTQVRYTGLGLAYSLSNAVFSGSAGLIITGLIKQTGNLDIPAYYVVATSVVSLFALMTLRRDDHLRSLNES; via the coding sequence ATGAGTACACCAACGACAGTGATTGACGCACGTCAGTCGCGGCAGGCATTACTGGCCGGATCGGTCGGCAACTTTATCGAGTGGTATGAATTTGGCGTTTACGGTTTTCTCGCCACCGTGATCGCCGCCAACTTTTTCAGCCTGCAGGGCGAAAGCGAAATCACCAGCCTGATCCTCACCTACGCCGCCTTTGCACTGGCCTTTTTCTGTCGGCCGATCGGTGCGGTGATTTTCGGCCGCATCGGCGATCGCATTGGTCGCCGACCGACGCTGATCGCGGTATTGCTGCTGATGACGGTAGCCACGGCGCTGATCGGCGTGATGCCCACCTATGCCTCTATTGGCGTCGCCGCCCCGCTGCTGCTGACCCTGTTGCGTATGTTCCAGGGGCTATTTGCCGGCGGTGAGTTCGGCGGCGCAGTGTCGCTGATGACCGAGTTCGCGCCCAAAGGCAAGCGCGGCCTGTTCGGTGCCTGGCAATCGCTGACCGTCGCGTTCGGGCTGCTGGCCGGTGCCGGGTTGGTGGCGCTGTTGGCCGCGTTATTGACGCCGGAACAGCTGCACGACTGGGGCTGGCGCATTCCCTTCCTGCTGGCACTGCCGATGGGCGCGGTGGCATTGTGGCTGCGGTTGAAACTGCAGGAAACGCCAACCTTTACCCAGGCACAGCAAACCCGTAGCTCGACGACGCAGCCACCAGCGGTAAAACTGAGCGGCGTAGCAAAAACCATTGCTCTGGGCATTGGCCGCATGATGGGCTGGTCCGCCGCCGGTTACACCTTTTTGGTCGTCATGCCCTCCTATCTGCAAACCTCGCTGCACGCCACCTTCCAGCAGGCACTGGTCGCCACGGTGCTGGCCAACATCGGCTTCGCGCTGACCATTTTGCCCGCCGGTATCCTTAGCGATAAGCTGGGACGCAAAACGGTGATGCTGACGGCCGTGGTGGCGGTTATCCTGTTTACCTTCCCGCTGCTGCACCTGTTGCAGGACCCGCAAAGTTCACTGCTGACCAAAGGCATCGCGGTGATGATTGCCGGTGCGGTGGTCGGCTTGCTGGCCGGCCCTGGCCCGGCGATGCTGGCAGAAATGTTCCCCACCCAGGTTCGTTATACCGGTTTGGGGCTGGCCTACTCGCTGTCCAATGCGGTGTTCTCAGGCTCCGCTGGGCTAATTATCACCGGGCTTATCAAGCAGACCGGCAACCTCGATATCCCGGCCTACTACGTGGTAGCCACCTCAGTGGTCAGCCTGTTCGCGCTGATGACCCTGCGCCGCGACGATCATCTGCGTTCACTTAACGAATCTTGA
- the sacA gene encoding Sucrose-6-phosphate hydrolase: MHWGHATSRDLAHWQHQPIALAPGDDYDKDGCFSGCAVDDNGVLTLLYTGHVWLGKAGDDDQVREVQCLATSEDGIHFVKHGPVLLPPEGIQHFRDPKVWRAGDCWWMVVGAKENGLGQARLYHSSDLRDWQFDRVLSGAQTLSQGFMWECPDFFPLGEKQVLLFSPQGLAAQGYRNRNRFQSGYLLGHWQPGEDFGVTRPFCELDSGHDFYAPQSFTAADGRRMLFAWMDMWESPMPSKAHGWAGALTLPRELTLATDGNVLMNPARELTALRGQQHSFAAVTLSNQRQALDGEVQELALTLNLANSNAERYGITIGKAARLYVDNQAHRLVLERFSEEPGLCGCRSVPLPEGDELSLRVFIDRSSLEVFVNQGVACLTSRIYPADGQRGVSLFAEGGQAQFAASQGWELESIWD; the protein is encoded by the coding sequence ATGCACTGGGGCCATGCCACCAGCCGGGATCTGGCGCACTGGCAGCACCAGCCGATCGCTCTGGCCCCCGGTGACGACTATGACAAGGACGGCTGTTTCTCCGGCTGCGCAGTAGATGATAACGGCGTACTGACGCTGCTCTATACCGGCCACGTCTGGCTGGGTAAAGCAGGCGATGACGATCAGGTGCGCGAGGTTCAGTGCCTGGCCACCAGCGAGGATGGGATCCATTTTGTTAAACACGGGCCGGTGCTGTTGCCGCCGGAAGGCATTCAACACTTTCGCGATCCGAAAGTCTGGCGCGCCGGTGACTGCTGGTGGATGGTGGTCGGTGCCAAAGAGAACGGGCTGGGACAGGCGCGCCTTTATCACTCCAGCGACCTGCGCGACTGGCAGTTTGACCGCGTGCTGAGCGGAGCGCAAACGCTGAGTCAGGGCTTTATGTGGGAGTGCCCGGACTTCTTCCCGCTGGGCGAAAAACAGGTTCTGTTGTTTTCACCACAGGGGCTGGCGGCCCAGGGTTACCGGAATCGCAACCGCTTCCAGAGTGGCTATTTGCTCGGCCACTGGCAGCCGGGTGAGGATTTTGGCGTCACACGGCCCTTCTGTGAGCTGGACAGCGGGCACGATTTCTATGCGCCGCAAAGCTTCACCGCCGCCGATGGCCGTCGCATGCTGTTCGCCTGGATGGACATGTGGGAATCTCCGATGCCGAGTAAAGCGCACGGCTGGGCCGGTGCACTGACCCTGCCGCGTGAATTGACGCTGGCAACCGATGGCAATGTACTGATGAACCCGGCGCGGGAGCTGACGGCGTTGCGCGGTCAGCAACATTCGTTTGCCGCGGTCACATTGAGCAACCAACGGCAAGCTCTGGACGGCGAAGTGCAAGAATTGGCGCTGACGCTGAACCTGGCCAACAGCAATGCCGAGCGCTATGGCATCACTATCGGCAAAGCGGCAAGGCTGTACGTCGACAATCAGGCCCATCGCCTGGTGTTAGAGCGGTTTAGTGAGGAGCCAGGGCTGTGCGGTTGTCGCAGCGTTCCCCTACCGGAGGGGGACGAACTTTCGTTGCGAGTCTTTATTGATCGTTCATCGCTGGAGGTGTTCGTCAATCAGGGTGTGGCCTGTCTGACCAGCCGCATCTACCCGGCCGACGGTCAGCGCGGCGTTAGCCTGTTTGCCGAAGGCGGACAGGCGCAGTTTGCTGCATCACAGGGCTGGGAACTGGAAAGTATCTGGGACTGA